From Rhododendron vialii isolate Sample 1 chromosome 10a, ASM3025357v1, the proteins below share one genomic window:
- the LOC131303710 gene encoding uncharacterized protein LOC131303710 isoform X2, translating to MYGILKQKITVRALGVSSFTISAKSLKWIQTMVPTPTSYTSDETRGRGVLASGRELKHLRGISGYLLLGAPASSNKMRGETLNNKFSRQFSSFKDLPVEERFLLKNAVECGSKHEEINLCSAEGQQIMAEARREGSAEGFIELIMDFTAGLDAGAWHVFRLRV from the exons ATGTATGGgattctaaaacaaaaaattactgtCAGAGCTTTGGGTGTTTCTTCTTTTACG ATTTCAGCCAAGTCGTTGAAATGGATTCAGACTATGGTACCCACACCTACAAGTTATACGAGTGATGAGACCAGAGGAAGAGGG GTACTGGCTTCTGGAAGAGAACTCAAACACTTACGGGGCATCAGTGGTTATTTGCTTTTAGGT GCTCCAGCTAGTTCAAATAAAATGAG GGGAGAGACTCTGAACAATAAATTCAGTAGGCAATTTTCTTCATTCAAAG ACTTACCTGTGGAAGAAAGGTTCCTACTTAAGAATGCTGTGGAATGTGGAAGTAAGCATGAAGAAATTAACTTGTGTTCGGCTGAAGGACAG CAAATTATGGCAGAAGCTAGACGAGAGGGAAGTGCAGAAGGTTTTATCGAGTTGATAATGGATTTTACGGCAGGGTTAGATGCTGGAGCGTGGCATGTCTTTCGGTTACGGGTCTAG
- the LOC131303710 gene encoding uncharacterized protein LOC131303710 isoform X3, whose protein sequence is MICSLLGTGFWKRTQTLTGHQWLFAFRGETLNNKFSRQFSSFKDLPVEERFLLKNAVECGSKHEEINLCSAEGQQIMAEARREGSAEGFIELIMDFTAGLDAGAWHVFRLRV, encoded by the exons ATGATTTGCTCTCTGTTAG GTACTGGCTTCTGGAAGAGAACTCAAACACTTACGGGGCATCAGTGGTTATTTGCTTTTAG GGGAGAGACTCTGAACAATAAATTCAGTAGGCAATTTTCTTCATTCAAAG ACTTACCTGTGGAAGAAAGGTTCCTACTTAAGAATGCTGTGGAATGTGGAAGTAAGCATGAAGAAATTAACTTGTGTTCGGCTGAAGGACAG CAAATTATGGCAGAAGCTAGACGAGAGGGAAGTGCAGAAGGTTTTATCGAGTTGATAATGGATTTTACGGCAGGGTTAGATGCTGGAGCGTGGCATGTCTTTCGGTTACGGGTCTAG